The following are encoded in a window of Pangasianodon hypophthalmus isolate fPanHyp1 chromosome 14, fPanHyp1.pri, whole genome shotgun sequence genomic DNA:
- the nherf4a gene encoding Na(+)/H(+) exchange regulatory cofactor NHE-RF3, translating into MCRRKEEFCRLNSLRASGVHLDPSHCLQSRHPARTQASNTMRYTTEPGDATDVPQKFTFNPKEGIDNPALMISDDPEPDLCPRLCPLKREEGQGFGFYLRKESGCRGHVVQQVAPWSAAERSGLRDGDRILEVNEDFVDNQEYSRVVMKVQASGLQLCLLVLSAAEYETAVCEGIDLMALTRAHRGEGCARPRLCHISREPGIGLGLSIIPIEGERGKYYLSPVREGPAERAGVQPGDHLLFINGVMVSKLTHSALMKMFKKSGEYVTILVIDSRSEESYMRRRLPILPAFASTHNLPHRPKTLHLTQGPQGYGFLLRQEKLTTGHIAHLLREVDPCSPAEAAGMEDGDLLLAVNGEQVENLEHEDIVSRIRQSGQQVTLTTISIQGRDYYTQLGLSPLMFYEECIPQRERFPTNTLPSNNLQCPRLCTLLREDTGFGFKLACSQDECRVYVGQVEAGRAGERAGLREGDVIVEVNGQNVEHVHFEEVVTLIKKGGTSLMLLVVDKDGFEKLRTSGVPITADVSLHSTQVPDSTQDNFV; encoded by the exons ATGTGCAGGAGAAAGGAGGAGTTCTGTCGACTGAACAGCCTTCGTGCTTCAGGTGTGCACCTTGACCCGTCTCACTGCCTGCAATCTCGTCATCCAGCTAGGACACAAGCAAGCAACACCATGAGATACACCACAG aaccAGGAGATGCAACAGATGTGCCACA GAAGTTCACTTTTAACCCAAAAGAAGGGATTGACAATCCAGCGCTGATGATCTCAGACGACCCAG AGCCAGACTTGTGTCCACGGTTATGCCCGCTGAAGCGAGAGGAAGGCCAAGGCTTTGGCTTCTATCTGCGGAAAGAGAGTGGCTGCAGGGGTCATGTTGTTCAGCAGGTTGCCCCATGGAGTGCAGCAGAGCGCAGTGGCCTGAGAGATGGAGACCGCATTCTAGAGGTCAATGAAGACTTTGTGGACAACCAAGAGTATTCCAGG GTTGTGATGAAGGTGCAAGCATCTGGGCTACAGCTGTGTCTGTTGGTCTTGAGCGCTGCGGAATATgaaacagctgtgtgtgaagGAATAGACCTCATGGCTTTGACCAGGGCTCATCGAGGTGAAGGCTGTGCACGTCCTCGTTTGTGCCACATCAGCAGAGAGCCCGGCATTGGCCTGGGACTCAGCATCATCCCCATTGAGg gtgagagAGGAAAGTATTATCTAAGCCCAGTGAGAGAGGGTCCAGCAGAGAGGGCAGGTGTTCAGCCAGGAGATCATTTGCTCTTCATCAATGGTGTCATGGTCTCAAAACTCACACATTCTGCACTGATGAAAATG tTTAAAAAGAGTGGCGAATATGTGACCATTTTGGTGATAGACAGCAGAAGTGAAGAGAGCTATATGCGTCGAAGACTGCCCATTCTGCCCGCTTTTGCCAGTACTCATAACCTGCCTCACAGGCCAAAAACTCTACACCTTACTCAGGGACCACAGGGCTACGGGTTCCTGTTAAGACAAGAGAAGCTGACTACAGGACACATTG CTCACCTGCTGCGAGAGGTGGACCCATGCAGCCCAGCTGAGGCAGCAGGGATGGAGGATGGGGATCTGCTGCTGGCAGTCAATGGAGAGCAGGTGGAGAACTTGGAGCATGAGGACATAGTCAGCAGAATACGGCAAAGCGGTCAGCAGGTCACACTTACTACCATCTCTATTCAAGGCAGAGACTactacacacag CTGGGTCTTTCACCACTGATGTTTTATGAAGAATGCATTCCACAAAGAGAGCGTTTCCCCACAAACACTCTACCATCCAACAACCTGCAGTGTCCTCGACTGTGTACCCTTCTCAGAGAGGACACAGGATTTGGCTTCAAGCTGGCCTGCAGCCAGGATGAGTGTAGGGTCTACGTTGGCCAG GTGGAAGCTGGGCGTGCTGGAGAGAGAGCAGGGCTGCGGGAGGGGGATGTGATTGTGGAAGTGAATGGGCAGAACGTGGAGCATGTGCATTTTGAGGAGGTGGTGACACTGATCAAGAAGGGAGGCACTTCACTCATGCTGCTCGTGGTAGACAAGGATGGGTTTGAGAAGCTCAGAACAAGTGGCGTACCAATAACTGCAGATGTGAGCTTGCACAGCACACAG GTTCCAGATTCAACACAAGACAATTTTGTATAA
- the phykpl gene encoding 5-phosphohydroxy-L-lysine phospho-lyase produces MALELFHKEHTLTMRKKLIGQSCRLFFSHDPVKIVRAQGQYLYDENGTQYLDCISNVQHVGHCHPSITQAAAKQMEVLNANTRFLHDNIIQYAERLTATLPKKLCVFYFVNSGSEANDLALRLARQYTQHEDVIVLDHAYHGHLTSLIDISPYKFRKLAGQKEWVHVAPIPDTYRGLYRADHPNPAEAYADTVKSLIDEVHKRGRKISSFFVESLPSVAGQIMLPPGYFQKVAQYIRAAGGVFVADEIQTGFGRVGSHFWAFQLQGEDFCPDIVTMGKPMGNGHPLACVVTTEEIAGAFTANGVEYFNTFGGNPVSCAIGLAVLDVIEKEDLRSNAVRVGNHLMKLLRELQAKHPIIGDVRGVGLFLGFELVKDRVDLSPATEEAALLVRRLKEKHICLSTDGPWENVIKFKPPMCFSMQDAERVTEQIDHILTEIEDLDNRNKQEK; encoded by the exons ATGGCGCTGGAACTTTTCCACAAGGAACACACTTTGACAATGCGCAAAAAGCTGATTGG GCAGTCATGCagactctttttctctcatgaCCCAGTGAAAATAGTGAGAGCACAAGGACAGTATTTATATGATGAGAACGGGACACAGTACTTAGACTGCATTAGCAATGTGCAGCACg TGGGTCACTGTCACCCCAGCATCACTCAGGCAGCAGCAAAGCAAATGGAGGTGCTTAATGCAAACACCAGGTTTCTCCATGATAATATAATCCAGTACGCTGAACGCCTCACAGCCACTCTACCCAAGAAGCTATGCGTCTTCTACTTCGTCAACTCAGG cTCAGAAGCGAATGATCTCGCCTTGCGGCTGGCCCGTCAGTACACCCAACACGAGGATGTTATAGTTCTAGACCA TGCATATCATGGCCATCTTACCAGTCTTATTGACATAAGTCCTTACAAGTTCCGGAAGCTGGCAGGCCAAAAAGAGTGGGTTCATGTG GCACCAATCCCTGATACCTACAGAGGTCTTTACCGTGCAGATCATCCCAACCCAGCAGAAGCCTATGCAGATACTGTGAAGAGTCTTATTGATGAAGTACATAAGAGAGGACGCAAG atttCGTCTTTCTTTGTAGAGTCCTTACCCAGCGTTGCTGGACAGATCATGTTGCCACCTGGATACTTTCAAAAAGTTGCACA GTATATCCGGGCTGCAGGAGGCGTTTTTGTAGCTGATGAAATTCAGACTGGCTTTGGCCGTGTAGGAAGCCACTTCTGGGCTTTTCAGCTCCAAGGCGAAGACTTCTGCCCTGACATTGTGACTATGGGCAAACCAATGGGCAATGGGCATCCTTTGGCATGTGTGGTTACCACAGAGGAGATAGCTGGTGCCTTTACGGCCAATGGCGTTGAATATTTCAACACT TTTGGAGGAAACCCAGTGTCCTGTGCAATTGGCCTCGCAGTACTAGATGTGATTGAGAAAGAGGACCTGAGAAGTAATGCAGTCCGTGTTGGAAATCATTTGATGAAGCTCCTTCGAGAGCTCCAGGCTAAACACCCAATTATTGGAGATGTACG TGGTGTAGGACTCTTTTTGGGCTTTGAACTGGTTAAAGACAGAGTAGATTTATCACCAGCAACAGAAGAAGCAGCACTGCTTGTTAGGAG gctgaaagagaaacatataTGCTTGAGCACAGATGGACCATGGGAGAACGTCATCAAATTTAAACCTCCCATGTGTTTCAGCATGCAGGATGCTGAAAGGGTCACTGAACAAATTGATCACATTCTCACGG AAATTGAAGACCTGgacaacagaaacaaacaag AGAAATGA